A window from Flavobacterium gyeonganense encodes these proteins:
- the cyoE gene encoding heme o synthase, which yields MNATKNTISLKSIFLDFKEITKAGLAISVLFSSIAGYLLGVNNENPFQWSVLAVLMVGGYCMVGASNAFNQVIEKDIDSLMDRTKNRPVPSGRMSPKVALLVASLLTITGIVLLYTINAKSAMFAAVSIFLYTSVYTPLKTVTSLSVFVGAFPGAIPFMLGWVAATGEFGIEAGTLFLIQFFWQFPHFWAIGWFLYEDYEKAGIFMLPTGKKDKGTALQVILYTIWLIIASLLPMLGYTGQLFLTPIAAIVVFLLGIWMLFYAVRLYQLRTAKAARTLMLVSVSYISLLQIVFIVDKFLR from the coding sequence TTGAACGCTACTAAAAATACAATTTCGCTTAAATCGATATTTCTGGATTTCAAAGAGATTACGAAAGCTGGTTTAGCTATCAGTGTTTTGTTTTCTTCAATTGCAGGATATTTATTAGGCGTAAATAATGAAAATCCTTTTCAATGGAGTGTTTTAGCTGTTTTAATGGTTGGAGGCTACTGTATGGTTGGTGCTTCTAATGCTTTTAATCAGGTAATTGAAAAAGATATTGATTCTTTAATGGATCGTACCAAAAACCGCCCGGTTCCTTCAGGGCGTATGTCTCCAAAAGTGGCTTTGCTGGTGGCAAGTTTACTAACGATTACAGGAATTGTTTTGTTATATACGATCAATGCAAAGTCTGCAATGTTTGCAGCAGTCTCAATATTTTTATATACGAGTGTTTATACACCTTTAAAAACGGTAACCTCATTATCTGTTTTTGTTGGGGCTTTTCCGGGGGCAATTCCGTTTATGTTAGGATGGGTTGCGGCAACAGGTGAATTTGGAATAGAGGCAGGTACTTTGTTTTTGATTCAGTTTTTCTGGCAGTTCCCTCATTTTTGGGCTATTGGATGGTTTTTGTATGAAGATTATGAAAAGGCGGGTATTTTTATGCTTCCAACAGGAAAAAAAGATAAAGGAACCGCTTTGCAGGTTATTTTATATACAATTTGGCTGATAATTGCATCGCTATTACCAATGTTAGGATATACAGGGCAATTATTTCTTACGCCAATTGCTGCAATCGTTGTTTTTTTATTAGGAATCTGGATGTTGTTTTATGCTGTGCGTTTGTATCAGTTGCGAACTGCAAAAGCAGCCAGAACCTTAATGCTGGTGAGTGTTTCGTATATTTCGTTACTGCAGATAGTGTTTATAGTAGATAAATTTTTAAGATAG
- a CDS encoding cytochrome c oxidase subunit 3: protein MEMTMKISEEQVRKSKSAKLILLFAMVSMTMMFAGLTSAFVVSKSRADWLKNFELPSAFYYSTAVIIGCSIAFHLAKKAIQKDNRSATTGFLFATLLLGIAFVVLQFEGFGQIVKSGYYFTGKGSSITTTFLYVVTVTHLLHLAGGLISLLIVIYNHFKQKYNSTQTLGIELGAMYWHFLDLLWVYLFLFLYFFK, encoded by the coding sequence ATGGAAATGACAATGAAAATAAGTGAAGAACAAGTAAGGAAATCAAAATCGGCAAAACTGATTTTGTTATTCGCAATGGTAAGCATGACTATGATGTTTGCCGGACTTACCAGTGCATTTGTAGTAAGCAAATCAAGGGCAGACTGGTTGAAGAATTTTGAACTGCCATCTGCGTTTTATTATAGTACAGCTGTAATTATTGGTTGTAGTATTGCTTTTCATTTGGCAAAAAAAGCCATTCAAAAAGATAACAGAAGTGCTACTACTGGGTTTCTTTTTGCTACATTATTATTAGGTATTGCATTTGTGGTTTTGCAGTTTGAGGGTTTTGGCCAGATTGTAAAAAGCGGATATTACTTTACAGGTAAAGGAAGCTCTATAACGACTACTTTTCTTTATGTGGTCACTGTTACGCATTTATTGCACCTTGCAGGGGGATTAATTTCTCTTTTAATTGTAATTTATAATCATTTTAAACAAAAATACAATTCAACTCAAACTCTTGGTATAGAACTAGGTGCAATGTATTGGCACTTTCTGGACTTATTGTGGGTTTATTTATTTTTATTTTTATATTTCTTTAAATAA
- a CDS encoding cytochrome c oxidase subunit 3: MEATVTTANNDEKTWGGGEHIQPLGASYGKMMMWFFIVSDALTFSGFLAAYGFSRFKFIETWPLADEVFTHFPFLHGVPAPMYYVALMTFILIFSSVTMVLAVDAGHQLKKTKVAIYMFLTIIGGFIFVGSQAWEWKNFIKGEYGAIETAGGSLLQFVDANGERVALEKFAVKLPEQREALTRSHSTWFMEDAETQPTFTVAEVQAGFKAHPELLIRTEQLTDKKKKTILTRAESESRLSTAKYVVEGANLTRNEYGSKLFADFFFFITGFHGFHVFSGVIINIIIFFNVLLGTYEKRRSYEMVEKVGLYWHFVDLVWVFVFTVFYLV; encoded by the coding sequence ATGGAAGCGACAGTTACTACTGCAAATAACGACGAAAAAACTTGGGGAGGCGGAGAGCATATCCAGCCATTAGGAGCAAGTTATGGTAAAATGATGATGTGGTTTTTTATCGTATCAGATGCCTTAACATTCTCTGGATTCCTTGCGGCTTATGGTTTTTCAAGATTTAAATTTATAGAAACCTGGCCTTTGGCTGATGAAGTGTTTACTCACTTTCCTTTTTTACATGGTGTCCCGGCTCCAATGTATTATGTGGCCTTAATGACTTTTATTTTGATTTTCTCATCTGTAACTATGGTTTTGGCAGTTGACGCAGGTCATCAGTTGAAAAAGACAAAGGTTGCAATTTATATGTTCCTTACTATTATTGGAGGTTTTATTTTCGTAGGTTCTCAGGCATGGGAATGGAAAAACTTCATTAAAGGTGAGTATGGTGCAATTGAAACAGCAGGTGGAAGTTTATTGCAGTTTGTTGATGCAAATGGTGAAAGAGTTGCTCTTGAAAAATTTGCTGTAAAGTTGCCAGAACAAAGAGAAGCTTTAACAAGAAGCCATTCGACCTGGTTTATGGAGGATGCTGAAACGCAGCCGACCTTTACAGTTGCTGAAGTGCAGGCAGGTTTTAAAGCACATCCAGAGTTGTTAATAAGAACTGAACAGCTTACGGATAAAAAGAAAAAAACAATTTTGACAAGAGCAGAATCTGAGTCTCGTTTAAGTACTGCAAAATATGTTGTAGAAGGTGCAAACCTGACAAGAAACGAATACGGAAGCAAATTATTTGCTGATTTCTTCTTCTTTATCACAGGATTCCACGGATTCCACGTATTTTCTGGGGTTATCATTAATATCATTATATTCTTTAATGTGTTATTGGGTACTTACGAAAAGAGAAGAAGCTATGAAATGGTAGAGAAAGTTGGTTTATACTGGCATTTTGTAGATTTAGTTTGGGTATTTGTATTTACAGTTTTCTACTTAGTTTAA
- a CDS encoding cytochrome C oxidase subunit IV family protein, producing MSHEHVSNTKRIWFVFALLSVVTTVEVILGIYKPASLEFNHFIGLNLLNWIFYILTIFKAYYIVWAFMHMEGEKSSLRWSVVSPVIFLVLYLLFILLTEGHYIYGVFKDSTIKWNF from the coding sequence ATGTCACACGAGCACGTATCAAATACAAAAAGAATCTGGTTTGTTTTTGCATTACTATCAGTAGTAACTACAGTAGAGGTTATTCTTGGTATTTATAAACCAGCATCATTAGAGTTTAATCATTTTATTGGTTTGAATTTATTAAACTGGATATTTTATATCTTAACAATATTCAAAGCTTATTATATTGTATGGGCATTTATGCACATGGAAGGTGAAAAAAGCAGTCTTAGATGGTCTGTTGTATCGCCTGTTATTTTCCTTGTTCTGTATTTATTGTTCATTCTCTTAACTGAAGGACATTATATTTATGGGGTTTTTAAAGATTCTACTATTAAATGGAATTTTTAA
- a CDS encoding SCO family protein: MFKNKSYIGISFIILIFGIYAVPKIVDRIKNGDVVKGNRLDNVGEKSSSGDAKLLTIGKAPKFELINQDNVKVSNETYKGKVYVLEFFFTTCPSICPKMNMSMLEIEKTFFGNPNFGIVSITIDPAHDTPQVLKDHRKLLGVKSSTWNFLTGDKKAIMDLSNKGFNLYAGENAKVNGGFEHSGLFALIDKEGNIRCRKDDFGNPILYYDGLDKKGVRDIQQDIKILLEE, encoded by the coding sequence ATGTTTAAAAATAAATCATATATCGGAATTTCGTTTATCATTTTAATCTTCGGAATTTACGCTGTACCTAAAATTGTTGACAGAATCAAAAATGGTGATGTTGTTAAAGGAAATCGGTTAGACAACGTAGGTGAAAAAAGTTCTAGTGGAGACGCAAAATTACTCACGATAGGAAAGGCTCCAAAATTTGAGCTAATTAATCAGGATAATGTTAAGGTTTCAAATGAAACTTACAAAGGAAAAGTTTATGTTTTAGAATTTTTCTTTACAACCTGTCCATCTATTTGTCCAAAGATGAATATGAGTATGTTAGAGATTGAAAAAACTTTTTTTGGAAATCCTAATTTTGGAATTGTTTCTATTACGATTGATCCAGCTCATGACACGCCTCAGGTATTAAAAGATCATAGAAAATTGCTAGGTGTGAAATCTTCGACATGGAATTTTCTAACAGGAGATAAAAAAGCCATCATGGATTTGTCAAACAAAGGATTTAATCTTTATGCAGGTGAAAATGCAAAAGTGAACGGAGGATTTGAGCATTCAGGATTATTTGCCTTAATTGATAAAGAAGGAAACATCCGTTGCAGAAAAGATGACTTTGGGAATCCAATTTTATATTATGATGGATTAGATAAAAAAGGAGTAAGAGACATTCAACAGGATATTAAAATATTATTAGAAGAATAA
- a CDS encoding DUF420 domain-containing protein, giving the protein MEDHSLEKKYNKFIIAVSIVIPVVVAILFGVKLKDFGYNVEPLSFLPPIYATINGITAVVLVLAVIAIKKGNQKTHERLMTTAIGLSVAFLVMYVAYHMTADSTKFGGEGIVKLIYFFILITHILLSIAIIPLVLITYVRALAKRFDKHRKIAKITFPLWLYVAVTGVIVYLMISPYYAH; this is encoded by the coding sequence ATGGAAGATCATTCATTAGAAAAAAAATACAATAAATTTATCATTGCTGTTTCAATTGTAATTCCGGTTGTAGTAGCCATTTTATTTGGTGTAAAACTTAAAGATTTTGGATATAATGTAGAACCGCTTTCGTTTTTGCCTCCAATATATGCAACTATAAATGGTATTACGGCTGTTGTTTTGGTTTTGGCTGTTATTGCAATTAAAAAAGGGAATCAGAAAACCCATGAACGTTTAATGACAACTGCGATTGGATTATCTGTAGCATTTTTAGTAATGTATGTGGCCTATCACATGACGGCTGATTCAACAAAGTTTGGAGGAGAAGGAATTGTTAAGTTAATCTATTTCTTTATTTTGATCACTCACATATTATTGTCGATTGCTATTATTCCTTTGGTTTTGATCACTTATGTTAGAGCTTTAGCAAAACGATTTGACAAGCATAGAAAAATTGCTAAAATTACGTTTCCGCTTTGGTTATATGTTGCCGTTACAGGTGTAATAGTTTATTTAATGATTTCTCCTTATTATGCGCACTAA
- a CDS encoding DUF4403 family protein, which translates to MKFLFSSVLFIILTLFISCSTSQKLATLKPEPDDASPLIYDSNPSFINLPITVKLKDIENQTNALLNGLIYEDNDIKDDDIEIKIWKQAPIKIQNDPANADKKDKNYFTIKSKYQIPNWH; encoded by the coding sequence ATGAAATTTCTTTTTTCTTCAGTTCTTTTCATAATCTTAACATTATTCATCAGCTGTTCGACTTCTCAAAAGCTAGCCACATTAAAACCTGAACCAGATGATGCAAGTCCGTTGATTTATGACAGTAATCCGTCTTTTATTAATTTGCCAATCACGGTAAAATTAAAAGACATAGAAAATCAAACCAATGCTCTTTTAAACGGATTAATTTACGAAGATAATGATATTAAGGATGATGATATCGAAATAAAAATCTGGAAACAGGCACCAATCAAAATTCAAAATGATCCTGCAAATGCAGATAAAAAAGATAAAAACTATTTTACCATTAAAAGCAAATATCAAATACCGAATTGGCACTAA
- a CDS encoding ABC transporter ATP-binding protein gives MIEIKDLHKSYKMGSSELHVLKGINFNIEEGELVAIMGSSGSGKSTLLNILGILDEADSGSYILDKTPIKKLNETIASRYRNKFLGFVFQSFNLINYKTALDNVAMPLYYQGVKRKERYDIAMKYLEKVGLGSHSHHLPNELSGGQKQRVAIARALASNPKVLLADEPTGALDTKTSYEVMELIQGINDEGKTILIVTHEPDIAAMCKRNVVLKDGLIIDDKKVEQVRASAYV, from the coding sequence ATGATTGAAATCAAAGATTTACATAAGTCCTATAAAATGGGAAGTTCAGAATTGCACGTACTAAAAGGAATAAATTTTAATATAGAAGAAGGCGAGCTGGTTGCCATAATGGGATCTTCGGGTTCCGGAAAATCGACCCTTCTGAATATTTTAGGGATTCTGGATGAAGCAGATTCTGGCAGCTATATCCTGGATAAAACTCCTATAAAAAAACTTAATGAAACAATTGCTTCCAGATATCGAAACAAATTTTTAGGATTTGTTTTTCAGTCTTTCAATTTAATAAATTATAAAACTGCACTGGATAATGTTGCCATGCCCTTATATTATCAGGGTGTTAAGAGAAAAGAACGTTATGATATTGCGATGAAATATCTGGAGAAAGTTGGTCTGGGGTCGCATTCACATCATTTGCCAAATGAACTTTCAGGAGGACAAAAACAACGTGTTGCAATTGCAAGGGCTCTGGCGTCAAACCCAAAAGTTTTACTGGCAGATGAGCCTACTGGTGCTTTAGATACAAAAACTTCTTATGAGGTTATGGAACTTATTCAGGGGATTAATGATGAAGGAAAAACCATTTTGATTGTTACCCACGAACCTGATATTGCTGCAATGTGCAAAAGAAATGTAGTCCTGAAAGATGGATTAATCATTGATGACAAAAAAGTAGAACAAGTTAGAGCTTCAGCGTATGTTTAA
- a CDS encoding ABC transporter permease: MFNIERWQEIFEAISKNKLRTFLTGVSVASGIFILVILLGAGKGLQNGIEKQFENDAKGIIEVWSETTTKQYKGLNPGRQIQLRNSDYDLPVKKFGDEIDKKSSVRSTWGGIVSYGKESGNYQFRGISPDYLSLENATIINGRFINNSDMINNEKVVAIGLKVKQDLFKEEDPIGKEILVNNINFKVIGVFTDPSGEREESRVYMPMSTNQRAFGAGDKINGMQFVLNKKMNYDEALAQSKKFTEEVKALLKSKNVVAPDDDSGIRAYNSVEEAKQFYDLNLFIRLFFWWVGICTIIAGVVGVSNIMLIVVKERTKEIGIRKALGASPFSIISMILHESIFITTIAGFTGLLASLLLLEFVGPMVQSEYFRNPEVDFGVALTTLVLLVFAGAMAGFFPAYRAAKIKPIVALRDE; encoded by the coding sequence ATGTTTAATATTGAGCGTTGGCAGGAAATATTTGAAGCAATCTCCAAAAACAAGTTAAGAACTTTTTTGACAGGAGTTTCTGTTGCTTCGGGAATTTTTATTTTGGTGATTTTACTGGGTGCGGGAAAGGGGCTTCAGAACGGAATTGAAAAGCAGTTCGAGAATGATGCCAAAGGGATAATTGAAGTTTGGTCCGAAACAACAACCAAACAATATAAGGGGCTTAATCCAGGAAGGCAAATTCAGTTAAGAAATAGTGATTATGATCTTCCGGTTAAAAAGTTTGGCGATGAGATTGATAAAAAATCTTCTGTTCGCAGTACCTGGGGAGGAATTGTAAGTTATGGAAAAGAGTCGGGAAACTACCAATTTAGAGGAATTAGTCCGGATTATTTGTCTCTTGAAAATGCGACTATTATTAATGGACGTTTCATTAATAATAGCGATATGATAAATAATGAGAAAGTAGTAGCTATAGGTTTGAAGGTAAAGCAGGACCTGTTTAAAGAAGAAGATCCGATAGGGAAAGAGATTTTAGTCAATAATATTAATTTTAAAGTAATAGGGGTTTTTACAGATCCTTCAGGAGAACGTGAAGAATCAAGGGTTTATATGCCCATGTCTACCAATCAGCGGGCTTTTGGTGCAGGAGATAAAATAAACGGTATGCAGTTTGTTTTAAATAAAAAAATGAATTATGATGAAGCTTTAGCACAATCAAAAAAATTTACAGAAGAGGTAAAGGCACTTTTAAAAAGCAAAAATGTGGTTGCACCTGATGATGATAGTGGCATCAGAGCTTATAACTCTGTTGAAGAAGCTAAACAATTTTATGATTTAAATCTTTTTATAAGACTATTTTTTTGGTGGGTGGGTATTTGTACCATCATCGCCGGAGTAGTTGGAGTAAGTAACATTATGCTTATTGTTGTAAAAGAAAGAACAAAAGAAATTGGAATTAGAAAAGCGTTGGGAGCTTCTCCGTTTTCTATTATTTCCATGATTCTTCATGAGTCTATTTTTATAACCACTATTGCAGGTTTTACAGGTTTATTGGCGAGTCTTTTATTATTAGAATTTGTTGGGCCAATGGTTCAGAGTGAATATTTCAGAAATCCCGAAGTAGATTTTGGTGTTGCTTTAACAACACTTGTTTTACTTGTATTTGCAGGAGCAATGGCTGGTTTTTTTCCAGCATACAGAGCCGCTAAAATAAAACCTATTGTAGCACTTAGAGACGAATAA
- a CDS encoding efflux RND transporter periplasmic adaptor subunit, with protein sequence MKKGVTVTILIFIAIVFFGALYYLYAKNQESPVVFKTEKAEIKTIVKNTIATGNIQPDEEVLIKPNISGIIESVYIKAGEKIKAGDMIAKIRVVANVSNVSSTQNQVQTAKIALDNQEKIYQRQKTLFDKDVISANDFDAAQLAYKQAKQNYLSAKQSLDIVKTGTTSSLGSYANTLIRSTVNGMVLDVPVKVGNQVIESNNFNEGTTIASVADVGRMIFVGKIDESEVGKIKERMPIEITIGAIENKKFTAVLTYIAPKGVVENGAIQFEIKASLENNDATFIRAGLSANASIILEKADKVLAIKESLVQFDKKTQKPYVEIETAPQKFQRKDVVLGVSDGIYVQVKSGVKASDKIKIWNQGLINEGEGEKK encoded by the coding sequence ATGAAAAAAGGAGTAACCGTAACCATTTTAATTTTTATTGCTATAGTTTTCTTTGGCGCACTTTATTATCTGTATGCTAAAAATCAGGAGTCTCCAGTTGTTTTTAAAACTGAAAAAGCTGAAATTAAAACGATTGTAAAAAATACGATTGCAACAGGAAATATCCAGCCAGATGAAGAGGTTCTGATTAAACCTAATATTTCAGGTATTATTGAGTCTGTTTACATTAAGGCGGGTGAAAAAATCAAAGCAGGGGATATGATTGCAAAAATCAGGGTTGTTGCTAATGTTTCTAATGTAAGCAGTACTCAAAATCAGGTTCAGACCGCTAAAATTGCATTAGACAATCAGGAGAAAATCTATCAGAGACAAAAAACATTATTTGATAAAGATGTAATTTCTGCAAATGATTTTGATGCAGCCCAGCTAGCTTATAAACAGGCAAAACAAAATTATCTGTCAGCAAAACAAAGTCTGGATATCGTAAAAACAGGAACAACATCTTCATTAGGAAGCTATGCAAATACACTGATTCGTTCTACTGTAAACGGGATGGTTTTAGATGTGCCTGTAAAAGTTGGAAATCAGGTTATTGAAAGTAATAATTTTAATGAAGGAACTACAATAGCAAGCGTGGCAGATGTTGGGAGAATGATTTTTGTTGGAAAAATTGATGAATCTGAAGTAGGTAAAATAAAAGAAAGAATGCCTATTGAAATTACAATTGGAGCAATTGAAAACAAAAAATTCACGGCTGTTTTAACCTATATAGCTCCTAAGGGAGTAGTTGAAAACGGAGCTATCCAGTTTGAGATCAAAGCTTCTTTAGAAAACAATGATGCTACTTTTATCAGAGCCGGCTTAAGTGCAAATGCTTCTATTATTTTAGAGAAAGCAGACAAAGTTTTGGCTATTAAAGAATCATTGGTTCAGTTTGACAAAAAAACTCAAAAACCTTATGTTGAAATCGAAACAGCACCTCAAAAGTTCCAAAGAAAAGATGTAGTTCTGGGGGTAAGTGACGGGATTTATGTTCAGGTTAAAAGCGGTGTTAAGGCATCTGATAAAATTAAAATCTGGAATCAGGGACTCATCAATGAGGGTGAAGGCGAAAAAAAATAA